Proteins from one Catenulispora sp. EB89 genomic window:
- a CDS encoding nuclear transport factor 2 family protein: MFTSVTDPAKLPILFQDALNAGAVEDVLALFAPGAGMRTVVGEFISGEDALRAEIGGTVAAGGKLTNVQRHTLLGADTALLVTDWTMEIDGPEGERITATGTTANIARQDAGGDWRFTMLNPLGTA; this comes from the coding sequence ATGTTCACTTCCGTCACCGACCCTGCCAAGCTCCCGATCCTGTTCCAGGACGCTCTGAACGCCGGCGCCGTGGAGGATGTCCTGGCACTGTTCGCGCCCGGGGCGGGCATGCGCACCGTGGTCGGCGAGTTCATCTCCGGCGAGGACGCGTTGCGCGCTGAGATCGGCGGAACCGTCGCCGCCGGCGGCAAGCTGACCAACGTCCAGCGTCACACGCTGCTCGGCGCGGACACCGCCCTCCTGGTCACCGACTGGACCATGGAAATCGACGGCCCCGAAGGCGAGCGGATCACCGCCACCGGCACCACCGCCAATATCGCCCGGCAGGACGCCGGCGGCGATTGGCGGTTCACCATGCTCAACCCGCTCGGCACCGCGTAA
- a CDS encoding MarR family winged helix-turn-helix transcriptional regulator, with translation MPDREDRQMWEAFTSVLVWLPAALDDQLERDAALTLFEYGILWTLSEADERTLRMSELARATNASLSKLSRAAARLERRGWMTRLPDPADGRCTLAVLTDAGRDKAADATPGHIDAVNRLVFDQLTAPQVRQLHEISDRILRAVRTEDSRPPQR, from the coding sequence ATGCCCGATCGAGAAGACCGTCAGATGTGGGAGGCGTTCACCAGCGTTCTGGTCTGGCTGCCAGCGGCCCTCGACGATCAGTTGGAGCGCGACGCCGCGCTGACACTTTTCGAATACGGCATCCTGTGGACGTTGTCCGAAGCCGATGAGCGCACACTACGGATGAGCGAGTTGGCCCGGGCGACCAACGCCTCGCTGTCCAAACTGTCCCGAGCGGCCGCCCGCCTGGAGCGCCGCGGGTGGATGACCCGCCTCCCGGACCCCGCCGACGGGCGCTGCACCCTGGCCGTGCTCACCGACGCCGGCCGGGACAAGGCCGCCGACGCCACCCCCGGCCACATCGACGCCGTCAACCGGCTCGTCTTCGACCAACTCACCGCACCCCAGGTCCGCCAATTGCACGAGATCAGCGACCGGATCCTGCGAGCGGTCCGGACGGAAGACTCCCGCCCACCGCAACGGTGA
- a CDS encoding MBL fold metallo-hydrolase, which translates to MEFTKYAHSTVALTKDGFTVVIDPGAYTPNAAELVAGATAVLITHSHPDHFDAGILKAALEAQPSLRVWAPPDAAAELGPHDGRVLAVRADDSFEAAGFEVTAVGEHHAPIHADLPLMSNVGYLIDGDVYHPGDSYVVPGAAVQTLLVPAAGPWTKLSEGIDFVRSVKPSRSVQIHDLTLSDAEGASFAQFISDLTGVPLLALEVGQSIVV; encoded by the coding sequence ATGGAATTCACCAAGTACGCCCACTCGACCGTCGCTCTCACCAAGGACGGGTTCACCGTCGTGATCGATCCCGGGGCGTACACCCCGAACGCCGCGGAACTCGTCGCCGGTGCCACGGCAGTGCTGATCACGCACAGCCATCCCGACCACTTCGACGCCGGCATCCTGAAGGCCGCGCTTGAAGCCCAGCCGTCGCTGCGCGTGTGGGCGCCGCCGGACGCGGCGGCCGAACTCGGCCCGCACGACGGCCGCGTCCTCGCGGTCCGCGCCGACGACAGCTTCGAGGCCGCCGGATTCGAAGTGACAGCCGTCGGCGAGCATCACGCGCCGATCCACGCCGACCTCCCGCTCATGAGCAACGTCGGCTACCTGATCGACGGCGACGTCTACCACCCCGGCGACTCATACGTCGTGCCCGGGGCCGCGGTCCAGACGCTGCTCGTACCGGCGGCGGGACCCTGGACCAAGCTCAGCGAGGGAATCGACTTCGTGCGGTCGGTCAAGCCGTCGCGTTCCGTCCAGATCCACGACCTCACACTGAGCGACGCTGAGGGCGCTTCGTTCGCGCAGTTCATCAGCGACCTGACCGGTGTGCCGTTGCTGGCGCTCGAGGTGGGTCAGAGCATCGTGGTCTGA
- a CDS encoding STM4015 family protein — MDAGSGLVGAADATPEYGPVNRDHTTEFVGLPVVAFPLDPDAPLPVAAEDGRSVAWRLECDVRWRAQFGHTLPELFDLFLRRVDAARVEAVVFGVWSTEMDSGDHPVQVLVAAADRLPALRRVFIADVGSQDIEISWIANPPVTPLLESFPRLEELWVRGGPEDKDVPILSAIEHESLRTLVLQAGNLPSETIRSIGQCSFPELERLEIYFGDPYYGGTGSADDVRSLLTGQGLPKLRYLGLKNAVVQDAIAAALAGAPIVEQLHTLDLSLGTLGDDGAAALLAGQSLGHLRKLDLHHHYLSQEMGDRLRHALPGVEIDLSGQITDADRYVAVAE; from the coding sequence ATGGACGCCGGGTCCGGTCTTGTCGGGGCTGCGGATGCCACGCCAGAGTATGGGCCCGTGAACAGAGACCACACCACCGAGTTCGTGGGGCTGCCCGTCGTCGCCTTCCCCTTGGACCCTGACGCGCCCTTGCCGGTCGCCGCCGAAGACGGCCGGTCGGTCGCCTGGCGTCTCGAGTGTGACGTGCGGTGGCGCGCACAGTTCGGCCATACCCTTCCGGAACTGTTCGACCTGTTCCTCAGGCGTGTGGACGCCGCGCGCGTGGAGGCCGTCGTGTTCGGCGTGTGGTCCACCGAGATGGATTCTGGCGACCATCCCGTTCAGGTACTGGTGGCGGCTGCTGATCGGCTTCCCGCCCTGCGCCGGGTGTTCATCGCCGACGTCGGTAGTCAGGATATTGAGATATCCTGGATCGCCAACCCTCCGGTCACGCCGCTGCTGGAGAGCTTTCCGCGGCTGGAGGAACTGTGGGTGCGGGGCGGCCCGGAGGACAAAGACGTCCCGATCCTTTCCGCGATCGAGCATGAATCGCTGCGCACGCTGGTCCTCCAGGCCGGCAATCTGCCGTCCGAGACCATTCGCTCGATCGGGCAGTGCTCCTTCCCGGAACTGGAGCGGCTTGAGATCTACTTCGGCGACCCGTACTACGGCGGCACCGGGTCGGCCGATGACGTCAGGAGTCTGTTGACCGGCCAGGGGCTCCCGAAGCTGCGGTACCTGGGGCTGAAGAACGCGGTGGTCCAGGACGCGATCGCAGCGGCCCTGGCGGGCGCCCCGATCGTCGAGCAGCTGCACACGCTGGACTTGTCGTTGGGGACGTTGGGCGACGACGGCGCCGCTGCGCTGCTGGCCGGCCAATCGCTCGGGCACCTGCGCAAACTCGACCTGCACCACCACTACCTGTCGCAGGAGATGGGCGACCGGCTGCGTCACGCGCTGCCCGGCGTCGAGATCGACCTGTCCGGGCAGATCACGGACGCCGATCGCTACGTCGCCGTCGCCGAGTGA
- a CDS encoding arabinofuranosidase catalytic domain-containing protein: MYTDVRPHPTKRRQHSASRVLLTVMSLVCALVTVAVSRAVPAIASGNRDAPLASTFIASNNIRGASTLVKGTWQSNGTTESKWSHSVRGLIQSSHIVFIQEAGASGPPSARALGTITTDDGAVIQHFEWNVGTDRNGGSATGTDVAQVYFLQTDDNGGTQVGGRVNLATLTRDRPDDFMVVRNPNARGRTALGVRFGHNWYFNVHGLAYGPNRPNDSAALLGAINSAVANYTAPGITGSFTYTVGGDFNMDPADLAARGIPNGARILDSGQVTYTNLEDSAELDYFVTNDQSRLTPLSNGRYAEAEGLALSDHAPVRIGRLGAAADPPDLKAMNQTGKCGIGSPCLSDIGAMQIAKDWALSYQALSIYKRTVRLVGDDTTTAPDGTPQEGSVGESISADASLDATAIPKYMPNVVMLQAGTHELLNGGASSAPGQLSALIDQIQAADPIAVVLVAPLDPMADPANEALVTAFNTAVQQSVAAKAAAGRRVVWANLLNMTTVDLNADGVTPNASGQQKVADAFTGAMVQAVELGWISEPVAASAPSGSVCDIYAYYGTPCVGAYSMTRAMFSDYDGPLYEVQRTSDGQSQDIGLLAPGGDVDASQQDSFCANTTCQITAVFDQSYQLNDLLLAPAGGGANPNPGQAADAAALKITVGGHEAYGLKVTPGVGYRDNFTRGVATDDKSAGIHTAEGMYMVASGINVNSGCCFDFGNAETNSQDNGEGHMDAVNLSTTCYYQSSQGPCTGNGPWVEADLENGLFQGKDGTNTANTGNSSDFVTAMLKNDGADKYAIKGGDAQSGGLSTYWSGGLPSVPGQYSYTPMQKEGAIILGTGGDNSNSDVGSFFEGVMTDGYPSDAADSAVQADITAAKYAGDSAGNLSAPSAAGPAVLHDGYSSMFTVDSANGHLEESYLAQIGGAWASHDLNTLAKTPPVMPGTTPVSLVHGDTSVFTVAADNGDLWETYLPKLGGPWFSQDLSAKYHTPNTSWTPTAVVHDGYTSVYTVDAANGHLRETYLPKLGDDWVSQDLSDKYHTPAVQAGTSPVAIVHSGYTSVYTIGPDHHLEETYLIQLGQDWHTQDLSAKYLTPPTAVTPTAVVHGGYTSVYTVDDVTRDLEETYLPAIGDDWKAQDLSAEYHTPPVAPGTQPVALFHTGFTSVYTVAEGSQHVWESYLPYLGDGWGVQDFTAKYQTPVTSDTPAVLLHPASGGDLWSSVFTVNEFNDHLNESYLPKIGDDWTSHDLSVLGNTPGVAVTGSSQADSSLAHDGYTSVFTPDGNGGLRETYLNAMGGQWAVHDLASMAQTPKIMAGTGPISLEHQGYTSVFTIDDGSGDLEETYLAQLGGSWASHDLASIAHTPPSATIPTAVFHSGYTSVYTVDRSNGHLDETYLPALGGPWYFQDLTAKYSTPPVAKNSEPAAILHDGWVSVFTIDGNAGGQFGDVEETYLNAIGDGWATHDLTQLYSVQQVALGSSPRAVFHNGFTSVYTVGQNGDILENYLPAIGDNWVPQDLSSKYGLPKIGAGNRLTALYHTGFTSLYSIQANGDLNESYLPAIGDAWGSLDLTTKTNAPAPDPAVGLTAVLHADTSGALTWTSVFTEDKGSDQLRETYLPAIGGNWVSQVI, translated from the coding sequence ATGTACACGGATGTCCGTCCCCATCCGACGAAGAGACGGCAGCACAGCGCGTCGCGGGTGCTGCTGACGGTGATGTCGTTGGTGTGTGCCCTGGTGACCGTCGCCGTGTCCAGAGCGGTGCCCGCCATCGCCAGCGGCAACCGGGACGCACCGCTGGCGTCGACCTTCATCGCCAGCAACAACATCCGGGGCGCCAGCACGCTTGTCAAAGGCACCTGGCAGTCCAACGGCACGACGGAAAGCAAGTGGAGTCATTCCGTCAGAGGGCTGATCCAGAGCAGCCACATCGTGTTCATTCAGGAGGCCGGAGCCTCGGGCCCGCCCTCGGCGCGGGCATTGGGGACCATCACCACCGATGACGGCGCCGTGATCCAGCACTTCGAGTGGAATGTCGGGACGGACAGGAACGGGGGGAGTGCCACCGGTACCGACGTCGCCCAGGTGTATTTTCTGCAGACCGACGACAACGGCGGCACCCAGGTCGGTGGCCGGGTCAACCTCGCGACTCTCACCCGCGACAGACCAGACGACTTCATGGTGGTGAGAAATCCCAACGCTCGCGGTCGGACGGCGTTGGGCGTTCGCTTCGGGCACAACTGGTACTTCAACGTCCACGGTCTGGCCTACGGCCCGAACCGTCCCAACGACTCGGCGGCTCTGCTGGGCGCGATCAACAGCGCGGTCGCCAACTACACCGCCCCCGGCATAACCGGCAGCTTCACCTACACCGTCGGCGGCGACTTCAACATGGATCCCGCAGACCTCGCCGCGCGGGGGATCCCCAACGGAGCTCGCATTCTCGATTCCGGGCAGGTCACCTACACGAACCTCGAAGACAGCGCCGAACTCGACTACTTCGTCACCAACGACCAATCCCGGCTCACGCCTCTGAGCAACGGGCGGTACGCCGAAGCGGAGGGCCTGGCTCTGTCGGACCACGCGCCGGTCAGGATCGGCCGGTTGGGGGCCGCCGCGGACCCGCCGGACCTGAAAGCCATGAACCAGACCGGGAAATGCGGGATCGGCTCTCCGTGCCTGTCAGACATCGGCGCCATGCAGATAGCCAAGGATTGGGCCTTGTCCTACCAGGCGTTGTCAATCTACAAACGGACGGTGCGACTCGTCGGCGACGACACCACCACCGCACCGGACGGCACACCGCAGGAGGGTTCGGTCGGGGAGTCGATCAGCGCTGACGCGTCGCTGGACGCGACGGCGATTCCGAAGTACATGCCGAATGTGGTGATGCTTCAGGCCGGTACCCATGAGTTGCTCAACGGTGGTGCGTCCAGCGCGCCCGGTCAGCTCTCGGCCCTGATCGACCAGATCCAGGCGGCCGACCCGATCGCGGTGGTGCTCGTCGCCCCCCTCGACCCGATGGCCGACCCGGCGAACGAGGCGCTGGTGACCGCGTTCAACACCGCGGTCCAGCAGTCGGTGGCGGCGAAAGCGGCGGCCGGACGGCGTGTGGTGTGGGCGAACCTGCTCAACATGACCACCGTCGATCTGAACGCCGACGGGGTGACACCGAACGCTTCGGGGCAGCAGAAGGTCGCCGACGCGTTCACCGGCGCGATGGTGCAGGCGGTGGAACTGGGGTGGATCTCGGAGCCGGTGGCGGCGTCGGCGCCGAGCGGGTCGGTGTGTGACATCTACGCGTACTACGGCACGCCGTGCGTGGGCGCCTACAGCATGACGCGCGCGATGTTCTCCGACTATGACGGTCCGCTGTACGAGGTCCAGCGGACCTCGGACGGCCAGTCGCAGGACATCGGCCTGCTGGCGCCGGGTGGTGACGTCGACGCCTCCCAGCAGGACTCGTTCTGTGCGAACACGACGTGCCAGATCACCGCGGTCTTCGACCAGTCGTACCAGCTCAACGACCTGCTCCTGGCGCCGGCCGGCGGCGGTGCGAACCCCAACCCGGGTCAGGCCGCCGACGCGGCCGCGCTGAAGATCACCGTCGGTGGCCACGAGGCGTACGGGTTGAAGGTCACTCCGGGTGTCGGCTACCGGGACAACTTCACGCGCGGCGTCGCGACGGACGACAAGTCCGCGGGGATCCACACGGCCGAGGGCATGTACATGGTGGCCAGCGGCATCAACGTCAACTCCGGGTGTTGTTTCGACTTCGGCAACGCCGAGACCAACAGCCAGGACAACGGCGAAGGCCACATGGACGCCGTCAACCTGAGCACGACGTGCTACTACCAATCCAGTCAGGGGCCGTGCACCGGGAACGGGCCTTGGGTAGAGGCGGACCTGGAGAACGGCCTGTTCCAGGGCAAGGACGGGACCAACACCGCCAACACCGGCAACAGCAGCGACTTCGTGACCGCCATGCTGAAGAACGACGGGGCCGACAAGTACGCGATCAAGGGCGGCGACGCGCAATCGGGGGGCTTGAGCACCTATTGGAGCGGTGGCCTGCCCAGTGTTCCCGGTCAGTACTCGTACACGCCGATGCAGAAGGAGGGCGCGATCATCCTCGGCACCGGCGGGGACAACAGCAACTCCGATGTCGGTTCGTTCTTCGAGGGCGTGATGACGGACGGCTATCCGTCCGACGCCGCTGATTCCGCGGTCCAGGCCGACATCACCGCTGCGAAGTACGCAGGAGATTCCGCGGGGAATCTCTCTGCGCCTTCTGCGGCCGGACCGGCTGTCCTGCACGACGGCTACTCCAGCATGTTCACGGTCGACTCGGCCAACGGGCACCTGGAGGAGTCCTACCTCGCGCAGATCGGCGGTGCGTGGGCGTCGCACGATCTGAACACGCTCGCCAAGACGCCGCCGGTGATGCCGGGCACGACGCCGGTCTCACTCGTCCACGGGGACACCAGCGTCTTCACGGTGGCGGCGGACAACGGCGATCTCTGGGAGACGTATCTGCCGAAACTCGGGGGTCCATGGTTCTCCCAGGACCTGTCAGCGAAATACCACACACCGAACACGAGTTGGACGCCGACAGCCGTGGTCCACGACGGATACACCAGCGTCTACACCGTGGACGCGGCGAACGGACACCTGCGGGAGACGTATCTGCCCAAGCTCGGGGACGACTGGGTCTCCCAGGACCTGTCGGACAAGTACCACACCCCGGCGGTGCAGGCCGGTACCTCGCCGGTGGCGATCGTGCACTCCGGATACACCAGCGTCTACACGATCGGCCCGGACCATCATCTGGAGGAGACCTATCTCATCCAGCTGGGCCAGGACTGGCACACGCAGGACCTGTCGGCGAAGTACCTCACGCCGCCCACCGCTGTGACTCCGACTGCGGTGGTGCACGGCGGCTACACGAGCGTTTACACGGTCGACGACGTGACCCGGGATCTGGAGGAGACCTACCTGCCGGCCATCGGCGACGACTGGAAGGCACAGGACCTGTCGGCGGAGTACCACACGCCGCCGGTGGCTCCGGGGACGCAGCCGGTGGCCCTGTTCCACACTGGTTTCACCAGCGTATACACGGTGGCCGAGGGCAGCCAGCACGTCTGGGAGTCCTACCTGCCCTACCTCGGTGACGGCTGGGGAGTCCAGGACTTCACCGCCAAGTACCAGACACCGGTCACCTCCGACACGCCGGCCGTGCTGCTGCACCCGGCCAGCGGCGGTGACCTGTGGTCCAGCGTGTTCACCGTCAACGAGTTCAACGACCACCTGAACGAGAGCTACCTGCCGAAGATCGGCGACGACTGGACCAGCCACGACCTGTCGGTCCTGGGCAACACTCCGGGCGTCGCGGTGACGGGTTCTTCCCAAGCCGATTCCTCGCTGGCCCACGACGGATACACCAGCGTGTTCACCCCTGACGGCAACGGTGGCTTGCGGGAGACCTACCTGAACGCGATGGGAGGACAGTGGGCCGTGCACGATCTGGCGTCGATGGCTCAGACCCCGAAGATAATGGCGGGCACGGGCCCGATCTCGCTGGAGCACCAGGGATACACCAGCGTGTTCACGATCGACGACGGCAGCGGCGATCTGGAGGAGACCTATCTGGCACAACTCGGCGGCTCCTGGGCCAGCCACGACCTGGCGTCGATCGCCCACACACCGCCGTCGGCCACCATTCCCACAGCCGTCTTCCACTCCGGGTACACCAGCGTGTACACGGTGGACCGCTCCAACGGCCACCTGGACGAGACGTACCTCCCGGCGCTCGGCGGCCCCTGGTACTTCCAGGACCTGACCGCGAAGTACAGCACCCCGCCGGTCGCGAAGAACTCCGAACCGGCCGCCATCCTGCATGACGGGTGGGTCAGCGTCTTCACCATCGACGGCAACGCCGGGGGGCAGTTCGGTGACGTCGAGGAGACCTACCTGAACGCCATCGGCGACGGCTGGGCCACCCACGACCTGACCCAGCTCTACAGCGTCCAGCAAGTCGCTCTGGGCAGTTCCCCCAGGGCGGTGTTCCACAACGGATTCACCAGTGTCTACACAGTCGGCCAGAACGGAGACATCCTGGAGAACTACCTCCCGGCCATCGGTGACAACTGGGTCCCCCAGGACCTGTCCTCGAAATACGGACTCCCGAAGATCGGCGCCGGCAACCGTCTCACGGCGCTGTATCACACCGGCTTCACCAGCCTTTACAGCATCCAGGCCAACGGCGACCTGAACGAGAGCTACCTGCCCGCGATCGGAGACGCCTGGGGCAGCCTGGATCTGACGACGAAGACCAACGCCCCGGCGCCGGATCCCGCCGTGGGCCTGACGGCGGTGCTGCACGCCGACACCAGCGGTGCTCTGACGTGGACCAGCGTCTTCACCGAGGACAAGGGCAGTGACCAGCTGCGGGAGACGTATCTGCCGGCGATCGGCGGCAACTGGGTCAGCCAGGTGATCTGA
- a CDS encoding ricin-type beta-trefoil lectin domain protein — protein MPPIVGPVVSAVNALCLDDAGDVTTDGNKVDVYGCNDTNAQRWQRIGNALVNNGKCLDITGSGGTADGTAVELYTCNNGANQVWIPQANGELLNPQSGRCLDDPGFSTTPGTQLDIWDCNDGTNQQWALPAA, from the coding sequence CTGCCTCCGATCGTCGGACCGGTAGTCTCCGCCGTCAACGCACTCTGCCTCGACGACGCCGGCGACGTCACCACCGACGGCAACAAGGTCGACGTCTACGGTTGCAACGACACCAACGCCCAACGCTGGCAGCGAATCGGGAACGCCCTGGTGAACAACGGCAAGTGCCTGGACATCACCGGCTCCGGCGGCACCGCCGACGGCACCGCCGTCGAGCTGTACACCTGCAACAACGGCGCCAACCAGGTCTGGATACCGCAGGCGAACGGCGAACTGCTCAACCCGCAATCCGGCAGATGCCTGGACGACCCGGGATTCAGCACGACGCCGGGCACCCAACTCGACATCTGGGACTGCAACGACGGCACCAATCAGCAGTGGGCGCTGCCCGCCGCCTGA
- a CDS encoding BTAD domain-containing putative transcriptional regulator, giving the protein MAEGWRFRLLGPLEVRHDGRAVPVAAPKQRVLIALLALAAGDPVPVDRLIAGLWDEQPPASARNTLQNYVLRLRRILTAGDEPSPLVTSSAGYRLAVDADAVDVHRFGALLRRARDAESAGEPRFAASLLEEASGLWHGEALTDAPSDLLRREVLPGLVERRLAAQERRVELELGLGHHHELVTELVALTAAHPLRERLWAQLMLALYRSGRTGEALETYRKARAALAEQLGIDPGPELRRLHQEILAGDPGPAEAEPESAAVDPDRVAAPAPPRVVPRQLPASVATFIGRGSELAQLTARLAGADTSPAPVCAISGTAGIGKTALAVYWGHVNAARFPDGQLYVNLRGFDPVGVPMSATAAVHALLTGLGVKAQEIPADQDEQFALYRSLLADRRILVVLDNARDAEQVRPLLPAAPGCMLLVTSRDQLAGLVALDGAVPVPLDLPDQCEARDLLISRLSRNRVEAEPEAARELIERCARLPLAITIAAAHAAVRPGHPLEAVVEELRDAQGRLETLSAGAANADVRAVFSWSYDTLTPESARVFRMLGLQPGPDIGVPATAGLSDLDPADARRALAELTRTNLVTERAPGRYSMHDLLRAYAFDQAQVHDGDTERRAARKRLCEFYVHTADRADALLADDPSRDPIVGPVRGARPLRLTDVPAAMTWFDAEHTNLMVLQQTGAGLGLYPHAWHLARALATFHDRRGHRHDALTVRQIGLEAAVHLTDPNAQIHAHRLVGAAYADLDRYEEGVAHLDQALESAEKNQDLDQQAKAHQELARVRTRQGDDWQALKHVTLARDLFRSAGRPRSEATSLNDMGRSACRLGDYDTANDLCHQALATHRSIGYREGEAAALDTLGYIAHRTGHHHNAITCYRRALTIRRMLYDTSHSANTVEALGHPHAALGEHQQAHALWRKALELYRQQGRDHDADRVRQLLDARDGTAGF; this is encoded by the coding sequence GTGGCTGAGGGATGGCGATTCCGCCTGCTGGGACCGCTGGAGGTTCGACACGACGGCCGGGCGGTGCCGGTGGCCGCGCCCAAACAGCGGGTTCTGATCGCGCTGCTGGCGCTCGCGGCCGGCGACCCCGTGCCGGTGGACCGGCTGATCGCCGGGCTCTGGGACGAACAGCCTCCGGCCTCGGCCCGCAATACGTTGCAGAACTATGTGTTACGGCTGCGACGCATCCTGACCGCGGGCGACGAGCCGAGCCCGCTGGTGACCTCCTCGGCCGGGTACCGGCTGGCCGTGGACGCCGACGCGGTCGACGTGCACCGGTTCGGCGCCCTGCTCCGCCGGGCCCGGGACGCGGAATCGGCCGGGGAACCGCGGTTCGCGGCTTCGCTGCTGGAGGAGGCGTCGGGTCTGTGGCACGGGGAGGCGCTGACGGACGCGCCCAGTGATCTGCTGCGGCGCGAGGTGCTGCCCGGGCTGGTCGAGCGACGGCTGGCCGCGCAGGAACGGCGGGTGGAGCTGGAACTGGGCCTGGGCCACCACCACGAGCTGGTCACCGAGCTGGTCGCCCTCACCGCCGCGCACCCGTTGCGCGAGCGGCTGTGGGCGCAGCTGATGCTGGCGCTGTACCGCAGCGGGCGCACCGGCGAGGCGTTGGAGACGTACCGGAAGGCCAGAGCGGCGCTGGCCGAGCAGTTGGGCATCGATCCCGGGCCCGAACTGCGGCGGCTGCATCAGGAGATCCTGGCCGGCGACCCCGGGCCGGCTGAGGCAGAGCCCGAGTCGGCGGCCGTGGATCCGGACCGCGTGGCGGCGCCGGCTCCACCGCGCGTCGTACCGCGGCAGCTGCCGGCGTCCGTGGCGACGTTCATCGGCCGCGGCAGCGAGTTGGCACAGCTCACCGCTCGGCTGGCCGGCGCGGACACCTCCCCGGCGCCGGTCTGCGCGATCAGCGGCACCGCCGGCATCGGCAAGACCGCGCTGGCCGTCTACTGGGGCCACGTGAACGCCGCCCGGTTCCCCGACGGACAGCTGTATGTCAACCTGCGTGGATTCGATCCGGTCGGCGTGCCGATGTCCGCCACCGCCGCGGTTCACGCGCTGCTCACCGGCCTGGGCGTGAAGGCGCAGGAGATCCCCGCCGACCAGGACGAACAGTTCGCCCTGTACCGCTCCCTGCTGGCCGACCGGCGCATACTGGTCGTCCTGGACAACGCCCGCGACGCCGAGCAGGTACGGCCGCTGCTGCCCGCCGCGCCCGGCTGCATGCTCCTGGTCACCAGCCGCGACCAGCTGGCCGGCCTGGTCGCGCTGGACGGCGCCGTCCCCGTGCCGCTGGACCTGCCCGACCAGTGCGAGGCCCGCGACCTGCTGATCAGCCGTTTGAGCCGGAACCGCGTCGAGGCGGAGCCGGAGGCGGCGCGGGAGCTGATCGAGCGGTGCGCGCGGCTTCCGTTGGCCATCACCATCGCGGCCGCGCATGCGGCTGTGCGTCCCGGGCACCCGCTGGAGGCTGTGGTCGAGGAGTTGCGCGACGCCCAAGGACGGCTGGAAACGCTGAGCGCCGGGGCCGCCAACGCCGACGTGCGCGCGGTGTTCTCCTGGTCGTACGACACCCTCACCCCGGAGTCGGCCCGGGTGTTCCGGATGCTGGGCCTGCAACCCGGCCCGGACATCGGCGTGCCAGCCACCGCCGGGCTGAGCGACCTGGACCCCGCCGACGCCCGGCGCGCCCTGGCCGAGCTGACCCGGACCAACCTGGTCACCGAACGCGCCCCCGGCCGCTACAGCATGCACGACCTGCTGCGCGCCTACGCTTTCGACCAGGCTCAGGTCCACGACGGCGATACCGAACGGCGCGCCGCCCGCAAGCGCCTGTGCGAGTTCTACGTCCACACCGCCGACCGTGCCGACGCCCTCCTGGCCGACGACCCCAGCCGCGACCCGATCGTCGGACCCGTGCGCGGCGCGCGCCCCCTGCGCCTGACCGACGTGCCGGCCGCGATGACGTGGTTCGACGCCGAGCACACCAATCTGATGGTGCTCCAGCAAACCGGCGCCGGCCTCGGCTTGTACCCTCACGCCTGGCATCTGGCCCGGGCCCTGGCCACGTTCCACGACCGGCGGGGGCACCGCCACGACGCGCTCACCGTGCGGCAGATCGGCCTGGAGGCCGCGGTCCATCTCACCGATCCCAATGCTCAGATACACGCCCACCGGCTGGTCGGAGCGGCCTACGCCGACCTGGACCGCTACGAGGAAGGCGTGGCCCACCTGGATCAGGCGCTCGAGTCGGCCGAGAAGAACCAGGATCTCGACCAGCAGGCCAAGGCCCATCAAGAGCTCGCGCGAGTGCGGACCCGGCAGGGCGACGACTGGCAGGCCCTGAAGCACGTGACCCTCGCCAGAGACCTCTTCCGCTCCGCCGGCCGACCGCGATCGGAGGCGACGAGCCTCAACGACATGGGGCGGTCCGCCTGCCGGCTCGGCGACTACGACACCGCGAACGACCTGTGCCACCAAGCCCTGGCCACGCACCGCAGCATCGGCTACCGCGAGGGCGAGGCGGCCGCCCTGGACACTCTCGGCTACATCGCCCACCGCACCGGCCACCACCACAACGCCATCACCTGCTACCGCCGAGCCCTCACGATCCGCCGCATGCTGTACGACACCTCCCACAGCGCGAACACCGTCGAAGCCCTCGGCCACCCCCACGCCGCGCTCGGCGAGCACCAACAGGCCCACGCGCTCTGGCGGAAGGCGCTGGAGCTGTACCGGCAGCAAGGACGCGACCATGATGCCGACCGGGTACGGCAGCTGCTGGACGCGCGCGACGGCACGGCAGGGTTCTGA